The Myxococcales bacterium genome includes the window TAGCGGTATTCCCAAGACACCGCATCGTCGATCTCGGTCTCGGGTGCGTCATAGGTTCGGAGACGCCCCGCGATAAATGATCGCGCGACGTAGTCGCGTTGTGACCAGACCAGGCCATAACTCCACGACGTCGCCAACGAGAAAAATGGACGCGATAGATCGACCTCGCTGTAGGACCCCTCGCGCGCGCCGCTGCTGCGCCCAAACACGGGCCCCCCAGTAGCGGCGAGATTATAGCGTTTGCCCGCGACGTTCTTATCGACCCAAAAAGGGCCGACGTAGAAGTCACTCTCGTTCATCTCGATGACGACCGACGCCAGCTTGCGCAGGCCCAGCGCATTATTCTCCGAAATGGAACCGCGCAGATACGACAGCCGCCCACCCTGCAAGCGAAAATCCGAATTGGCGCGCAGGCTCCAGATGTCGCGCGTGACGATCAGAACGTCCACCGTGCCGGGCTCGTCGGACTTGACGGCTGTCGCGATGGCGACCGAGGAAAAGCGCGGATCGCGAAAATTGCGGACCGTTTCATAGAGCAGCTTGTCGCTCCACACCATGCCCGGCATGATAACGGACTCGGTCGCGATGGCACGGGCCTTGGTCGTAACGTGGAAGCGATTAAACCAGCGCAGAAAGCGCCCATCGGACTTCACGAACACATCGAGATTGTGCACCAGCACGCGCCGCACGCGCTTGCCAGCGGGCTCGGGCTCGAGCTCGACGCGCTTGGCCGCCAGCGCGGCCTTTAAGGCTTGACGCTCGAGGCTGCCAAGCGTTTTTACGAAGCAGTCGCCATAGCAGGCGTCGCCGGGCTCGCTGGGGGCGCTAGGCTCGTCCGCGTGCGCGTCGCCGGCGACCTGGGCCACCATGACCATCAGCACGAGCAAGGCGCGCCGGGGAACGCTGTGACAATAGGGCGTGAGCATGGGACGGCGCCGCCTTATTGTACGCCAGATCTACGCCCGTTTGGCAAACGTCACGCGCGGATGGTTGGCTAGATCGTGGCGCGTCGCGGCAGGTGTATAGCCACCGTGGGCATCGATCAGGCGTGCCACCGCCGCGCCCTGATCAAAGCCGTGCTCGAGCGCCAGCAGGCCACCCGGTTGCAAGCGGGGATGGGCCTGGGCGATGAGGCGCCCGAAGAGCACCAGGCCATCGTCGCCACCGTCGAGCGCCAACCGCGGTTCGCGGCGGACGTCGGCCGCCAGCCCGGCGATATCGCCGCTAGGTATATAAGGTAGGTTCGCGACGATGGCGTCAAAGACCTCGTCGGCGGCGGGTGCGAGCAAGTCGCCTATGCGAAACGAGATGCGATCCGCGCAGCCATGCTGGGCGGCGTTGGCCGCGGCGACGGCGAGCGCCTCGGGCGAGATGTCGATGCCGACGCAGCGGCTGGCTGGTCGTTCGAGCGCCAACGTGATAATCACCGCGCCTGAGCCAACACCAACCTCCGCGATGCGCCACGGCGCCTGCTTGTCTGCCAAGGCGTCGAGCGCGGTCTCGACTAAGACCTCGGTATCGTGGCGCGGCACCAGCACGGCCGGCGTGACCGCGAAGGTCCGCGACCAAAATTCCTGCGTGCCGAGCAAGTAGGCAAGCGGCGCGCCGGCGA containing:
- the prmC gene encoding peptide chain release factor N(5)-glutamine methyltransferase, which produces MSEPWTTLAVLDWTSKRFGDAGLETPRLEAQLLVAHGLGCNKMQLYTGFDRPLSADELARIRDLIKQRLAGAPLAYLLGTQEFWSRTFAVTPAVLVPRHDTEVLVETALDALADKQAPWRIAEVGVGSGAVIITLALERPASRCVGIDISPEALAVAAANAAQHGCADRISFRIGDLLAPAADEVFDAIVANLPYIPSGDIAGLAADVRREPRLALDGGDDGLVLFGRLIAQAHPRLQPGGLLALEHGFDQGAAVARLIDAHGGYTPAATRHDLANHPRVTFAKRA